In one window of Bradyrhizobium sp. AZCC 1721 DNA:
- a CDS encoding outer membrane protein, translated as MKKVLLVTASLIALGAAAPAVAADLAARPYTKAPPMVAAVYDWTGFYIGANGGYGTSRNSWNLLPGVGTFGEGSHDADGGTIGGQIGYRWQAGTWVFGVEAQGNWADFQGSNLSLLDPTVRNESRVNAFGLFTGQVGYAVNNVLLYVKGGAAVTSNEYRRFDVPTGALLATTNDDTRWGGVVGAGLEYGFAPNWSVGVEYNHLFMQDRTYAFTTPGGAFAGNVRIDQDVDLVTARINYRFGGPAVTRY; from the coding sequence ATGAAGAAGGTTTTGCTTGTTACGGCCAGTCTGATCGCGCTCGGCGCGGCTGCGCCGGCTGTTGCTGCTGATCTCGCTGCGCGCCCTTACACCAAGGCGCCCCCGATGGTCGCTGCTGTGTATGATTGGACCGGATTCTACATCGGTGCGAACGGCGGCTATGGCACGAGCCGCAATAGCTGGAATCTCCTGCCGGGCGTTGGCACTTTCGGCGAAGGCTCCCATGACGCGGACGGCGGCACGATCGGTGGCCAGATCGGCTATCGCTGGCAGGCTGGCACCTGGGTGTTCGGCGTTGAAGCGCAGGGCAACTGGGCCGACTTCCAGGGCAGCAACCTCAGCCTGCTCGATCCCACGGTTCGCAACGAATCGCGGGTGAATGCGTTCGGCCTGTTCACTGGTCAGGTTGGTTATGCCGTCAACAACGTCCTGCTCTACGTCAAGGGCGGTGCGGCTGTGACCTCGAACGAGTATCGCAGGTTCGACGTTCCTACCGGCGCACTGCTGGCTACGACCAATGACGACACCCGCTGGGGCGGCGTGGTCGGCGCAGGCCTCGAATACGGCTTCGCCCCGAACTGGTCGGTCGGCGTCGAGTACAATCACCTGTTCATGCAGGACCGTACCTACGCCTTCACCACGCCGGGTGGCGCGTTCGCCGGCAATGTTCGCATCGACCAGGACGTCGATCTCGTCACCGCCCGCATCAACTATCGCTTCGGCGGCCCGGCCGTCACGAGGTACTGA